From a single Collibacillus ludicampi genomic region:
- a CDS encoding copper amine oxidase N-terminal domain-containing protein, which produces MSKRRKVNFLAAGLIVGSLSFCTTQAYAAENGLTISLENQKQTDVQPILVKDRTFIPLYTLADWVGAGVEYDASTHTVTCTKDEITFTIDVLQGVVKENGEQIAMDPPPRIMNGRTMVPLRYFAESFGYQVFYNASTNTVNIVPSQDVLKKREVIKDLLRKSQEATNAKNSYQMNFGLKASLPTGIVKANLTGNMQFDYNKNPFALHGKGSIDVPIQPQAQHFDIEMYLIDGKIYYLNPETHKWEKITIMSQAEWNQLIQMSTSTTMTPQQEEQINMLLPMATLKDNGNTYEIHFSLTKSALKKLIMNSPVPGSNGAVPSIPTDEELQFFKTFHIIQTIDKASSLQKGFSINMEMAIPDAGSMNITVDGTLSNFDQVPPISIPQDVLQNAVEVPVH; this is translated from the coding sequence GTGTCCAAAAGAAGAAAGGTCAATTTCCTCGCAGCGGGATTGATCGTCGGTTCTCTCAGTTTCTGTACCACACAGGCATACGCAGCTGAGAATGGTTTGACGATCTCTCTTGAAAACCAGAAACAAACAGACGTCCAACCAATCCTTGTTAAAGACAGAACATTCATCCCTTTATACACTCTTGCCGATTGGGTCGGTGCTGGAGTGGAGTATGATGCAAGCACGCATACCGTTACATGTACAAAAGACGAGATCACATTTACCATCGACGTTCTTCAAGGGGTAGTCAAGGAAAACGGTGAACAGATCGCGATGGATCCCCCACCGCGCATCATGAATGGACGCACGATGGTGCCTCTTCGTTACTTCGCCGAATCGTTTGGCTATCAGGTCTTTTACAACGCAAGCACAAATACCGTCAACATTGTTCCTTCGCAAGATGTACTCAAGAAACGCGAAGTGATTAAAGATCTGTTGCGCAAATCCCAAGAAGCGACCAATGCAAAGAATAGTTATCAGATGAATTTCGGACTGAAAGCATCGTTGCCTACAGGGATTGTAAAAGCGAATCTCACAGGTAACATGCAGTTTGACTACAACAAAAACCCGTTTGCGTTACATGGAAAAGGCAGTATAGATGTCCCGATCCAACCGCAGGCGCAACACTTTGACATCGAAATGTACTTGATTGATGGCAAAATCTATTATCTGAATCCTGAAACTCACAAATGGGAAAAAATAACGATTATGTCTCAAGCAGAATGGAACCAGCTCATTCAGATGAGCACCTCAACAACCATGACGCCGCAACAGGAAGAACAAATAAATATGTTGCTGCCTATGGCAACATTGAAAGATAACGGTAACACCTATGAAATTCACTTCTCGCTCACAAAGAGCGCGCTCAAAAAGCTCATTATGAATTCACCAGTACCCGGTTCAAACGGAGCGGTGCCTTCAATACCAACGGATGAAGAATTGCAATTCTTCAAAACCTTCCATATCATACAGACGATCGATAAAGCTTCTTCTCTGCAAAAAGGATTTTCAATCAACATGGAGATGGCAATCCCCGATGCGGGCTCAATGAACATCACCGTTGACGGTACGCTTTCGAACTTTGATCAAGTTCCCCCGATTTCCATCCCACAAGATGTATTACAAAATGCTGTCGAAGTACCTGTACATTAA
- a CDS encoding DUF423 domain-containing protein produces MARTFLFLGSTLAFLSVALGAFGAHALKSRISSDMLSVYETGVHYHMVHALALILIAILSDKMRYSSLVPWSGWLLLIGIVLFSGSLYALSITGIRTLGIITPFGGMAFLIGWALLALAALRSL; encoded by the coding sequence ATGGCGAGAACGTTTCTTTTTTTGGGAAGTACATTGGCATTTTTATCGGTCGCCCTGGGAGCTTTTGGAGCGCATGCTTTAAAATCGCGCATATCATCGGACATGCTTTCCGTTTATGAAACGGGCGTCCATTATCACATGGTGCATGCGCTAGCTCTGATCCTGATCGCCATTTTGTCGGACAAAATGAGGTACTCTTCATTGGTTCCTTGGTCAGGTTGGTTATTGCTGATTGGTATCGTTCTATTTTCAGGAAGTTTATACGCCCTGAGTATCACGGGCATTCGCACACTCGGAATCATCACGCCTTTTGGCGGTATGGCTTTCCTGATCGGTTGGGCGTTACTGGCGCTAGCAGCTCTTCGTTCATTGTGA
- a CDS encoding sensor histidine kinase has translation MSYKSLQWFTVLLPPLLIGGFEYIRHTFLLPYMSMETGNFYITLLSFLLSFIYASWMFRTIRRINERLAEEQARRAVYEERERLARELHDGIAQTLFYLNVKLQQGKIEEARKAVSEIDNHVRHAIFNLRSQPEKGESFSLRLQRLLTQWSDITGLEVSQEILLPEDHFSPAEEVHVFAIIQEALANIRKHANAQHVEIRLHGMKNGGWQLLIADDGHGLDIQTMETKKYGLSIMRERAAQLGATFDIHTIATGGTELVLTAGKGDSVHEVISRSRG, from the coding sequence ATGTCTTACAAATCTCTTCAATGGTTCACGGTTCTACTCCCTCCTTTATTAATCGGGGGATTCGAATATATCCGCCATACCTTCCTTCTCCCTTATATGTCGATGGAAACCGGAAATTTTTATATCACGCTGCTCTCCTTCCTTCTTTCCTTTATTTATGCATCATGGATGTTCCGAACCATCCGTCGGATCAACGAGCGTTTGGCAGAAGAGCAGGCGAGACGAGCTGTTTACGAAGAAAGGGAGCGTCTTGCCCGAGAACTGCATGACGGAATCGCACAGACACTCTTTTATTTGAATGTCAAACTCCAACAGGGAAAAATTGAAGAAGCGCGCAAGGCAGTATCCGAAATCGACAATCATGTACGTCACGCGATTTTCAATTTACGTTCCCAGCCGGAAAAAGGGGAATCTTTTTCCCTTCGTCTACAGCGCTTACTGACGCAGTGGAGCGATATCACCGGTCTCGAAGTCTCGCAGGAGATCCTATTGCCTGAAGATCATTTCAGTCCTGCAGAGGAAGTGCACGTTTTCGCGATTATTCAAGAAGCGTTGGCCAACATACGGAAACACGCGAACGCGCAACATGTGGAGATCCGATTGCATGGTATGAAAAACGGTGGCTGGCAATTATTGATTGCCGATGACGGACATGGATTGGATATCCAAACCATGGAGACAAAAAAATACGGCTTGTCGATCATGCGTGAACGTGCCGCCCAATTGGGGGCAACCTTCGATATTCACACCATTGCAACAGGCGGGACGGAACTCGTACTCACAGCCGGGAAAGGAGACTCTGTACATGAAGTCATATCGCGTTCTCGTGGCTGA
- a CDS encoding response regulator: MKSYRVLVADDHPLARAAISSLLENDSSFQLVGEAKDGQEAVQLCHQLQPDVVLMDIKMPHMNGLEATRQIKKTYPHIRIVMLSVSDDVGDLIAAIQFGAQGYLLKNLEPEVWLTYLHALLGEDENVSRQLAGQLFHHFHQEIRMDEPSLDVLTPREQEILMYVATGETNRQIAERLFISENTVKNHIKNILEKLLLENRVQLAAYAARHGLSGK, translated from the coding sequence ATGAAGTCATATCGCGTTCTCGTGGCTGATGATCATCCGTTGGCGAGGGCTGCCATCAGCAGTCTCCTGGAAAATGATTCCTCGTTCCAATTGGTGGGTGAAGCCAAGGATGGACAAGAAGCGGTTCAACTCTGTCATCAATTGCAACCCGATGTTGTATTGATGGACATCAAGATGCCCCATATGAACGGTCTCGAAGCGACACGCCAGATCAAAAAAACGTATCCTCATATCCGCATCGTCATGTTAAGCGTGTCCGATGATGTAGGCGATCTCATTGCTGCCATTCAATTTGGAGCACAAGGATATCTATTAAAAAACCTGGAACCGGAAGTGTGGTTGACATATCTTCATGCTTTGCTCGGTGAAGACGAAAATGTCTCGCGCCAACTTGCCGGTCAACTGTTTCACCATTTCCATCAAGAAATCCGCATGGACGAACCGAGCCTTGATGTATTGACACCACGGGAACAGGAAATCCTTATGTACGTCGCAACCGGTGAAACAAACCGGCAAATCGCCGAACGATTGTTTATTTCCGAGAATACCGTCAAGAATCATATTAAAAATATTTTGGAAAAACTGTTGCTGGAAAACCGCGTGCAACTGGCCGCTTATGCAGCACGACACGGCTTAAGCGGAAAATAG
- a CDS encoding YcnI family copper-binding membrane protein: MKMNGLKTLIVAGTLIACAGTASAHVTVWPKESTTSAYEKYTVRVPVEKDVNTTKVRVEFPADIKVSSVEPVPGWNYTFEKDADGRIKAITWTATAGGIKPHEFMEFPFVAANPKQPGQIAWKAYQTYADGSVVEWTGDPSSKTPASVTTIKQGTAEGDGHDEKSPTDAKTEPAPEKNVSTSGSNTWSYVLSGVAILLSLISLFRRKA, from the coding sequence ATGAAGATGAACGGTTTGAAAACACTCATCGTGGCAGGGACATTGATCGCATGTGCGGGCACTGCAAGCGCGCACGTGACCGTCTGGCCGAAAGAATCGACCACCTCTGCATACGAAAAATACACCGTCAGAGTCCCTGTTGAAAAAGATGTGAACACCACGAAAGTGCGTGTCGAGTTCCCGGCAGACATTAAAGTCAGTTCTGTAGAGCCCGTCCCCGGATGGAACTATACGTTCGAGAAAGATGCGGACGGACGCATCAAAGCGATCACATGGACGGCTACGGCTGGCGGGATCAAACCACACGAATTCATGGAATTCCCGTTTGTCGCAGCGAATCCGAAACAACCTGGCCAGATCGCATGGAAAGCCTATCAGACATATGCGGATGGCTCTGTTGTGGAATGGACGGGAGATCCGAGCTCAAAAACCCCTGCTTCTGTGACAACCATTAAACAAGGCACCGCTGAAGGGGACGGACACGATGAGAAGAGTCCAACGGATGCAAAGACAGAACCGGCACCCGAGAAAAACGTCTCGACCTCTGGTAGCAACACATGGTCGTATGTACTCTCCGGCGTTGCCATCCTGCTTTCCCTGATCAGCTTATTCCGGAGAAAAGCGTAG
- a CDS encoding copper resistance CopC/CopD family protein has protein sequence MQRFVMWWISICLFVYMGASTAYAHANLLDSTPKNNEVLQTSPKEITLKFSEPLDLELVDLHLYDWQAHTIPLPRPQLTPGDASQMYVNIPSLNDGRYTAVWNVVSEDGHPVSGSITFSVGKVTTGNSGISFSPYESLFQTVLFILRYFIEGILMLGTGLFWISWLAKRRGFPSLSQITGRWHTIGIALFAGLITEWIAYFATLPDHAFINAMRAGEWKLIWQPPFSRMIIIQLLLALLLALPNMVEGWYLLCWTLLACTLAIGGHVWGIEPVWLALAVRTIHLLSISLWLGGLTYLLLSLQGGRLITETIDLAAFRPFFVRIALVASTMVALTGIVMVFLQTGWRSLVQNGSTWGSLLFLKIALFVLMLILALRQTLRWRKTGQTISGRLLLWEWAIGVMVILAGVLMSQIDYPLPLKHYAKMLQAENGQAYVEISNLYVGKQKMTIHLQTADGKEPQKVTVEMNVPAHNIEFDPSPAQKIGSAEYQADLPFTMAGTWEFSIDAEFREGTHVRWSDKVFIPGGE, from the coding sequence ATGCAACGATTCGTCATGTGGTGGATCAGCATTTGCCTCTTTGTCTATATGGGCGCTTCAACCGCCTATGCGCATGCAAACCTTTTGGACTCGACCCCAAAGAATAACGAAGTGTTGCAGACATCGCCGAAAGAGATCACACTGAAATTCAGTGAACCGCTAGATCTTGAACTGGTAGATCTCCACTTGTATGACTGGCAAGCGCACACGATTCCGCTTCCCCGACCGCAATTGACACCGGGAGATGCGTCCCAGATGTATGTGAACATACCCTCTCTTAACGACGGAAGATACACTGCGGTATGGAACGTGGTATCGGAGGACGGACATCCGGTTAGCGGCTCGATTACATTTTCTGTGGGAAAAGTGACGACTGGCAACAGCGGAATTTCCTTTTCTCCATACGAGAGCTTGTTCCAAACGGTTCTCTTCATTCTGCGCTACTTTATAGAAGGGATACTGATGCTTGGCACAGGTCTCTTTTGGATATCCTGGTTGGCAAAACGACGCGGTTTTCCCTCCCTGTCGCAAATAACGGGGCGATGGCACACCATCGGGATCGCACTGTTCGCAGGCTTGATCACGGAATGGATCGCCTATTTTGCCACTCTGCCTGATCATGCTTTCATCAATGCAATGCGCGCTGGAGAATGGAAACTGATCTGGCAACCCCCATTCTCCCGTATGATCATCATACAATTACTTCTGGCCCTACTTCTTGCCCTTCCAAACATGGTGGAAGGCTGGTATTTGCTCTGCTGGACTTTACTCGCATGTACCCTTGCGATCGGCGGGCATGTTTGGGGAATTGAACCTGTTTGGTTGGCATTGGCGGTTCGTACCATTCACCTGTTGTCGATCTCCCTGTGGCTCGGTGGTCTGACGTACCTGCTCCTCAGTCTACAAGGAGGGCGTCTCATTACCGAAACGATCGACCTTGCTGCTTTTCGCCCATTCTTTGTGCGGATCGCCTTGGTTGCGTCCACCATGGTCGCACTCACTGGGATCGTTATGGTTTTCCTTCAGACTGGCTGGCGATCCCTTGTGCAAAATGGAAGCACATGGGGGAGCCTGCTGTTCTTGAAAATCGCCCTTTTTGTTCTCATGTTGATTCTCGCCTTGCGCCAGACGCTTCGTTGGCGAAAAACAGGCCAAACCATCTCCGGCCGTCTGCTGCTCTGGGAATGGGCGATCGGTGTCATGGTTATTTTGGCAGGTGTCTTGATGAGCCAAATCGACTATCCCCTGCCGCTCAAACATTATGCGAAAATGTTGCAAGCGGAAAATGGGCAAGCTTATGTTGAGATTTCCAATCTTTATGTCGGCAAGCAGAAAATGACCATTCATTTACAAACAGCCGATGGCAAAGAACCGCAAAAAGTGACAGTGGAAATGAATGTACCAGCACACAACATCGAGTTCGATCCGTCGCCCGCGCAAAAAATCGGGTCGGCTGAATATCAAGCGGACTTGCCGTTTACCATGGCCGGCACATGGGAATTTTCCATTGATGCCGAGTTTCGGGAAGGAACCCATGTGAGATGGAGCGACAAAGTATTTATACCTGGAGGAGAATAA